A region of Maridesulfovibrio sp. DNA encodes the following proteins:
- a CDS encoding HDOD domain-containing protein translates to MSGKKPLYDKIFFARQPILMPDQSLWGYELLFRNSSEATRAEISDSYKATLRIAADICAAPDEKIPDNVKLVVNFSHKAIMDKIPYSLPAGKTVVQIPETTPPTPNLIKALQELSKDGFYIAIDDFEARPQGEFLITYADAIIVDILSADEEKLQRICALCKEYGTKLIAKRVENTDQYHLAQKLGFDFFQGFYFKRPENVKGRKLRSGEIVKLKILKLIEDPNPDFKALAEALQNDVSISFRLLTLLNSPTFGFSQKITSIKQALVLAGWKMLKNWLRVILLTDLTPEAKSRELPQLATQRAKFLQLLAQKSGKGLPADSMFLLGLFSLLGAMFDLPMRELTRYLPLGDEINAALCGEDNIYNRYLELTSFFEAGDWINLEFLLDELELDPVLVSKSYYESNRWANTFFQIPGTS, encoded by the coding sequence ATGTCCGGTAAAAAACCGCTTTACGATAAGATCTTCTTCGCACGGCAGCCGATTCTCATGCCTGACCAGTCCCTGTGGGGGTATGAGCTGCTTTTTCGTAACAGCAGCGAGGCGACCAGAGCAGAAATTTCCGACAGCTACAAAGCCACGTTACGGATAGCAGCTGATATCTGTGCAGCACCGGACGAAAAAATTCCGGACAATGTCAAGCTGGTGGTCAATTTTTCACATAAAGCCATCATGGACAAAATTCCTTACTCCTTGCCTGCGGGGAAAACAGTTGTCCAGATTCCTGAAACAACACCTCCCACCCCCAACCTGATCAAAGCGCTGCAAGAACTTTCCAAAGACGGTTTTTACATAGCTATCGATGACTTTGAAGCAAGACCTCAGGGAGAATTCCTGATCACATACGCAGATGCAATCATTGTCGACATTTTATCCGCTGATGAAGAGAAACTTCAGCGCATCTGCGCACTATGCAAAGAGTACGGCACCAAGCTTATCGCCAAGCGGGTAGAAAATACAGACCAGTACCATCTGGCCCAAAAGCTGGGTTTTGATTTTTTTCAAGGATTTTATTTCAAGCGCCCTGAAAATGTAAAAGGTAGGAAGCTGCGCTCCGGAGAGATAGTAAAACTCAAAATCCTCAAGCTCATAGAAGATCCGAACCCGGACTTCAAGGCTCTGGCTGAAGCACTCCAGAATGATGTATCCATCAGCTTCCGGCTGTTGACCCTGCTGAATTCGCCTACTTTCGGTTTTTCCCAGAAAATTACTTCCATCAAACAGGCCCTTGTTCTGGCCGGTTGGAAAATGCTTAAAAACTGGCTGCGGGTCATCCTGCTCACCGACCTTACTCCCGAAGCAAAAAGCCGGGAACTGCCGCAGCTTGCAACTCAAAGGGCTAAATTTCTGCAACTCTTAGCTCAGAAATCCGGCAAGGGATTACCGGCCGACTCCATGTTTCTGCTGGGCTTGTTTTCGCTGCTTGGAGCCATGTTCGACCTGCCCATGAGGGAGTTGACCCGCTACCTGCCCCTTGGCGATGAAATCAACGCAGCCCTGTGCGGGGAAGACAATATCTACAACAGATATCTGGAACTTACCTCTTTCTTTGAGGCCGGAGACTGGATAAATCTTGAGTTTCTGCTCGACGAACTCGAGTTGGACCCGGTGCTGGTGTCCAAAAGCTATTACGAATCCAACCGCTGGGCGAATACTTTTTTCCAGATTCCCGGAACATCCTGA
- a CDS encoding DUF1318 domain-containing protein, translating to MLKKTAQVLTFLSLLSFVACVTVNIYFPAAKVERAAEDIVEDVYGTNPGQEGKDDQSALENFLALFSPQEAHAQVSKAEIDKKSNSAIRGLKQTIAADHKKLVPYYNSGNIGITKDGYLQIISKNGLNIKQTAELRRLVAQDNDTRDQLYTEVAASMNIPGSELEKVKAIFAQEWQQRAPSGWFIQAKSGKWTKK from the coding sequence ATGCTAAAAAAGACCGCACAGGTTTTAACCTTTCTCAGCCTTCTTTCCTTTGTCGCCTGTGTGACAGTGAACATATATTTTCCGGCAGCCAAGGTAGAACGGGCCGCCGAGGATATTGTGGAAGATGTCTACGGGACCAACCCCGGGCAGGAAGGCAAGGATGACCAGTCCGCTCTTGAAAATTTTCTTGCCTTGTTCAGCCCTCAGGAGGCCCATGCCCAGGTCAGCAAGGCGGAAATAGACAAAAAATCCAACTCGGCAATACGGGGCTTGAAACAAACTATCGCCGCCGATCACAAGAAACTGGTGCCCTACTACAATTCCGGCAACATAGGCATTACAAAGGACGGCTATCTGCAGATAATCAGCAAAAACGGTCTGAACATCAAGCAGACCGCCGAACTGCGCCGACTTGTCGCACAGGATAATGACACCCGCGACCAGCTTTATACTGAAGTGGCCGCTTCCATGAATATCCCCGGAAGTGAACTTGAAAAAGTAAAAGCCATATTTGCACAGGAATGGCAGCAACGCGCCCCTTCAGGCTGGTTTATCCAGGCAAAAAGCGGCAAGTGGACTAAAAAATAG
- a CDS encoding radical SAM protein: MAAKKKPRPLLVFADENGQIFDHPELEMMCRRGDELFQPKPEEYIPLPPDSEFFLLPGRFPIGLDPETGEVVEVEGTAVTAFPCPGHTLTGLAAYGNTDDAPVLPMFSYGAVGYANGKFWVTAKKVDEDKRQVFTNIPNKKIDAGAQRMLKEFPDNRLVRHLAGCALTYCCPAAKNLALGRFEAPLPTSRTCNARCIGCISEQPEESGFPSPQERIKFTPTAKEITEIMHYHAKRERRPVFSFGQGCEGEPLTEHVLLAEAIKKYRDEGGIGTVNINTNGSITESMEPLAAAGLNSIRVSLNSLREPVYNAYYRPKGYKFDNVVATIAKAKELGLHVSLNYLFFPGISDTEFEVSALVEVAKETKFDFIQLRNLNIDPDLYMELMEPYEFGPGMGFINFRKRIKNECPWINFGYFNPYLEDGKKEA; encoded by the coding sequence ATGGCTGCCAAAAAAAAACCGCGTCCGCTGCTTGTCTTTGCTGATGAAAACGGACAGATATTTGACCATCCTGAACTTGAAATGATGTGCCGCCGGGGCGATGAACTTTTTCAACCCAAACCGGAAGAATACATTCCCCTGCCCCCGGACAGTGAATTTTTCCTGCTTCCCGGTCGCTTTCCCATCGGACTGGACCCGGAAACAGGGGAAGTGGTTGAGGTGGAAGGAACAGCCGTTACCGCCTTCCCCTGCCCCGGCCACACCCTGACCGGACTTGCCGCATACGGCAATACTGATGACGCTCCGGTACTGCCCATGTTCTCATATGGTGCAGTGGGCTATGCCAACGGTAAGTTCTGGGTCACCGCCAAAAAAGTGGACGAGGACAAGCGTCAGGTTTTCACTAATATTCCGAATAAAAAAATTGATGCCGGAGCACAGCGCATGTTGAAGGAATTTCCTGACAACAGGCTGGTCCGCCATCTGGCAGGCTGTGCTCTGACTTACTGCTGTCCGGCAGCTAAAAACCTTGCCCTGGGGCGTTTCGAAGCTCCCCTGCCAACATCCCGCACCTGCAACGCCCGCTGCATAGGATGTATTTCCGAGCAGCCGGAGGAATCCGGTTTCCCCTCCCCGCAGGAACGTATAAAATTTACACCTACGGCAAAAGAGATCACCGAAATCATGCATTACCACGCCAAGCGTGAACGCAGGCCCGTATTCTCATTCGGGCAGGGCTGCGAAGGTGAACCGCTTACCGAACACGTGCTCCTCGCCGAGGCCATAAAAAAATACCGAGATGAAGGCGGCATCGGCACCGTGAACATCAACACTAACGGTTCCATCACCGAATCAATGGAGCCATTGGCCGCAGCCGGACTCAACTCTATCAGAGTCAGCCTGAACAGCCTGCGCGAACCGGTCTACAATGCATACTACCGCCCCAAGGGCTACAAATTCGATAACGTAGTGGCGACCATTGCCAAAGCTAAAGAACTGGGCCTGCACGTATCCTTGAACTACCTCTTTTTTCCGGGGATAAGCGATACTGAATTTGAAGTCAGTGCTCTGGTGGAAGTTGCCAAAGAAACTAAATTTGATTTTATTCAGTTGCGCAACCTGAACATCGACCCGGACCTGTACATGGAACTGATGGAACCATATGAATTCGGGCCGGGCATGGGCTTCATCAATTTTCGTAAGCGCATCAAAAATGAATGTCCGTGGATCAACTTCGGGTACTTCAACCCCTATCTTGAGGACGGAAAAAAAGAAGCTTAG
- a CDS encoding tyrosine-type recombinase/integrase codes for MRVEPIRSKKDIKNIKRLLQDHPRNLLLFVMGINSGLRTQDILTLRVKDMLDQKVGDRIVVTEKKTGKQNVIIINKEIAKSFQNYLEHCQPHEGQFLFMSRKGKNYPITTYRVTGLMKEWTSAINLKGNYGAHSLRKTFCYQQRVEFGIPWELLSKRLNHFSPRTTQIYIGVQNSEVEEILLNNI; via the coding sequence ATGCGAGTAGAGCCTATCCGGTCGAAGAAGGACATTAAGAACATCAAGCGGCTGTTGCAGGACCATCCCCGGAATCTGCTGCTGTTCGTGATGGGCATTAACTCAGGGCTGAGAACGCAGGATATTCTGACATTGCGCGTTAAGGATATGCTGGACCAAAAGGTCGGTGACCGGATCGTGGTCACTGAGAAGAAAACCGGAAAACAGAATGTCATTATCATCAACAAAGAAATCGCAAAATCCTTTCAGAACTATCTAGAGCATTGCCAGCCACATGAAGGTCAATTCCTATTCATGAGTCGCAAAGGCAAAAACTACCCCATCACCACCTACAGAGTCACAGGGCTCATGAAAGAATGGACCAGTGCAATTAACTTGAAGGGAAATTATGGCGCACATAGCTTACGGAAAACTTTCTGCTATCAGCAGCGGGTTGAATTCGGTATCCCATGGGAATTATTAAGCAAACGTCTTAACCACTTTAGTCCTCGAACGACCCAAATTTATATAGGCGTCCAAAATTCTGAAGTGGAGGAGATTCTGCTGAACAACATCTAG
- a CDS encoding HAMP domain-containing sensor histidine kinase, with product MPHLRHKNEYEKLNILITGKNPLIHTLMPILHDLGHEVSITRSPRETLFTYASQQPDLLIMAEQEDTAQTFANIREVNEDAPALFIIDTSRPDLFEPLFDFHNVSFLPASSSKEKLLTFIDKFQTQHIRRKKHDDDAKLYGLILQSLPFPALLISTRTQETILANKAAHAQLPAFEYKQDPPFISSLSDDVRRNLFNDLESYHLHFLKSVSAYERFWDLTVDQVAPSIFMLLAIDVTEQRQQLQLREEMERIARHDLRSPTANIVGMSRILETEAGLDDEFQTLAEIVRKTSERMIRQIDTSLTLIRLETGSLKADAHPFNLFSAINAAIGDLSQLVEDKSLQIISLLDGEPIQEENSIVCYGEASLIITMFSNLLKNAAEAAPENSSITISINEDSRFIITKIHNMGEIPVSIRETFFDRYTTYGKKKGTGLGTYSARLIASASGGDISFTTSREKGTTLITTIPKPPIK from the coding sequence ATGCCGCACTTGCGCCACAAAAACGAATACGAAAAACTGAACATCCTGATCACCGGGAAGAATCCGCTGATTCACACCCTCATGCCTATACTGCACGATCTGGGCCACGAGGTGTCCATCACCCGCTCTCCGCGGGAGACACTTTTCACCTACGCCAGCCAGCAACCCGACCTGCTTATCATGGCTGAGCAGGAGGATACCGCTCAGACTTTTGCCAATATCCGCGAAGTAAATGAAGATGCCCCGGCACTGTTTATAATCGATACATCACGCCCGGATTTATTTGAACCGCTCTTTGACTTCCATAATGTATCTTTCCTCCCGGCATCATCATCCAAAGAAAAGCTGCTGACCTTTATTGATAAATTTCAAACCCAGCACATCCGTAGGAAAAAGCACGATGATGATGCAAAATTATATGGTCTCATCCTGCAGAGCCTGCCGTTTCCGGCTCTGTTGATAAGTACCCGGACACAGGAAACAATACTCGCCAATAAGGCTGCCCACGCCCAGCTTCCAGCCTTTGAATATAAGCAGGATCCGCCATTTATTTCTTCGCTTTCAGATGATGTTCGCCGAAATCTGTTCAATGATCTTGAGTCATACCATCTGCATTTCCTGAAATCGGTTTCTGCCTACGAAAGATTCTGGGATCTGACAGTGGATCAGGTGGCTCCGTCCATATTCATGCTGCTGGCCATCGATGTCACGGAACAACGCCAGCAATTGCAGTTACGTGAAGAGATGGAACGTATCGCAAGGCACGACCTGCGTTCCCCCACAGCCAATATTGTCGGAATGTCGCGCATATTAGAGACTGAAGCCGGACTTGATGACGAATTTCAGACCTTGGCTGAAATAGTGCGTAAAACCAGTGAGCGCATGATCCGCCAGATCGACACATCGCTGACATTGATCCGGCTCGAAACAGGCTCTCTCAAAGCCGATGCCCATCCTTTCAACCTTTTCAGTGCCATCAATGCCGCCATCGGTGACTTGAGCCAGCTTGTGGAAGATAAAAGTCTGCAGATTATCAGCCTGCTGGATGGAGAACCTATTCAGGAAGAAAACTCTATCGTCTGCTACGGTGAGGCTTCGCTGATAATCACCATGTTTTCAAATCTGCTTAAAAATGCAGCTGAAGCAGCTCCGGAAAACAGCAGCATAACAATCAGTATCAATGAAGACAGCCGCTTCATCATTACTAAAATCCACAATATGGGCGAAATTCCGGTCAGCATCCGAGAAACATTCTTTGACCGCTACACCACCTATGGTAAAAAGAAAGGCACCGGGCTGGGAACATACAGCGCCAGACTTATAGCCAGTGCTTCAGGCGGAGATATTTCATTCACAACGTCCAGAGAAAAGGGTACTACCCTGATCACAACAATTCCAAAACCACCTATTAAATAA
- the rplM gene encoding 50S ribosomal protein L13: MKTYIPKEEDISREWFVVDAEDMVLGRLATKIANTLRGKDKAMFTPHIDTGDFVIVLNADKIKVTGNKMDQKTYYKHTNHPGGLKERTLKVMLEKKPEVVIETAVRGMLPKSRLGRQMIKKLKVYAGTDHPHTAQQPKVLEF; the protein is encoded by the coding sequence ATGAAGACATATATTCCTAAAGAAGAAGACATCAGCCGCGAATGGTTCGTAGTTGATGCTGAAGATATGGTACTCGGCCGCCTGGCAACCAAGATCGCCAACACACTCAGAGGAAAAGACAAAGCAATGTTTACTCCTCATATTGACACAGGCGATTTCGTCATCGTTCTCAACGCTGACAAGATCAAGGTTACCGGCAACAAAATGGACCAGAAGACTTACTACAAGCACACCAACCACCCCGGTGGTCTGAAAGAAAGAACTCTCAAGGTTATGCTTGAGAAGAAGCCTGAAGTAGTCATCGAAACCGCAGTCCGCGGCATGCTCCCCAAGAGCCGCCTCGGCAGACAGATGATCAAAAAGCTGAAAGTATACGCTGGTACTGATCATCCGCATACTGCACAGCAGCCCAAAGTACTGGAATTCTAA
- the purM gene encoding phosphoribosylformylglycinamidine cyclo-ligase: MASRSDAYKAAGVDIDAANDFIGRIKGMVGSTFTKGVVTDIGGFGGLFKLDLTQMEEPVLVAGADGVGTKLKLAFAVNKHDTIGIDLVAMSVNDILVQGAKPLFFLDYFATGKLESGVAEEVIAGVVEGCKQSGCALLGGETAEMPGFYADGEYDLSGFCVGMVDNAKIVDGSSITIGDSIIGLESSGIHSNGYSLVRKLFDESGLKADDLLPGTDQKIGEALLTPTRIYVDAVHNLSRDIEIKGMVHVTGGGFYDNLPRILPKQVTAEINFNSWEVSPVFNWLKEQGDLSWPEMLQIFNTGIGYILVVAKDREEDVLNRLSGMKINSWKIGEITARDGDSEQVKVNF; encoded by the coding sequence ATGGCAAGTCGTTCTGATGCATACAAGGCCGCCGGTGTTGACATTGATGCGGCCAATGATTTTATAGGCCGCATTAAAGGTATGGTGGGTTCCACCTTCACCAAAGGTGTGGTCACAGATATTGGCGGGTTCGGCGGGCTGTTCAAGCTTGACCTGACCCAGATGGAAGAGCCCGTACTGGTGGCAGGAGCCGACGGTGTGGGAACCAAACTTAAACTCGCTTTTGCTGTGAACAAGCATGATACTATCGGTATCGACCTTGTGGCAATGAGCGTAAACGATATTCTCGTTCAGGGTGCAAAACCCCTGTTCTTCCTTGACTATTTCGCAACCGGCAAATTGGAGTCCGGTGTGGCTGAAGAAGTCATCGCGGGTGTTGTGGAAGGCTGTAAGCAGTCCGGATGCGCGCTGCTCGGCGGTGAAACCGCAGAAATGCCCGGATTCTACGCTGACGGCGAGTATGACCTTTCCGGTTTTTGTGTAGGTATGGTGGATAACGCCAAAATCGTTGACGGATCTTCCATCACAATCGGGGATTCAATCATCGGTCTGGAATCTTCCGGCATACATTCCAATGGTTATTCACTGGTGCGTAAACTGTTTGATGAGTCCGGCCTGAAGGCAGATGATCTGCTGCCCGGCACTGACCAGAAAATCGGCGAAGCACTGCTGACCCCCACCCGGATCTACGTTGATGCGGTTCATAACCTTTCCCGCGACATTGAGATCAAGGGTATGGTTCATGTTACCGGCGGCGGTTTTTACGATAACCTGCCCCGCATCCTGCCCAAGCAGGTTACCGCGGAAATCAACTTTAATTCATGGGAAGTATCCCCTGTATTCAACTGGCTCAAGGAACAGGGTGATCTGAGCTGGCCTGAAATGCTGCAGATTTTCAATACCGGTATCGGTTACATCCTCGTTGTAGCTAAAGACCGTGAAGAAGATGTGCTTAACAGACTGTCCGGAATGAAAATTAATTCATGGAAGATCGGTGAAATCACCGCCCGTGACGGAGATTCCGAGCAGGTTAAAGTTAATTTCTAG
- a CDS encoding replication initiation protein, producing the protein MKIVGPEERLYRHLSPRPRAADDKKGPWYIYGKDQALTYRFIQLPNQKRKYICLDLDYEMAGARWMDEVMLEPTITIINPENTHAKYMFELKSPVLFPLANGNSASWISQKAIRFYHNVKKGLDAVLDGDTGYTGHAINNPFNPHWKVHWRDIQYDLQELSEYIPYEHKEFVLPDDEICEGREKLMFHHCRKIAYRMVKNYSTFEDFRAAVEKLVLDFYHNTAKLIESDHELTITEAYSVIKSISNWTWNKKNDPNFKQYMYNRGAMNLGSIGYDLPEDELEQERKHRQSIGAHYTNRQQVNKTRHKILNAITTLKANGEKVTRKKIHNITGLGQSTLNNYKTIINDNK; encoded by the coding sequence ATGAAAATAGTTGGGCCAGAAGAACGTTTGTATAGACATTTAAGTCCACGTCCCAGAGCTGCTGATGACAAGAAAGGTCCGTGGTATATTTACGGAAAAGATCAAGCTCTGACGTACAGATTTATTCAACTTCCAAATCAGAAACGGAAATATATATGTTTGGATTTGGACTATGAAATGGCCGGTGCCAGATGGATGGATGAAGTCATGCTGGAACCGACCATTACCATAATTAATCCAGAGAACACTCATGCCAAGTACATGTTTGAACTCAAGAGTCCTGTACTGTTTCCATTAGCAAATGGGAATAGTGCCAGTTGGATAAGCCAGAAAGCTATCCGGTTCTATCACAACGTCAAGAAAGGTTTGGATGCAGTTCTTGACGGTGATACTGGATACACAGGACATGCGATAAACAATCCGTTTAATCCGCACTGGAAAGTTCACTGGAGAGATATTCAATACGATCTTCAAGAGTTGTCAGAATATATTCCGTATGAGCATAAAGAGTTCGTTTTGCCTGATGATGAAATCTGCGAAGGTCGTGAGAAGCTAATGTTTCATCACTGCCGGAAGATCGCGTACCGTATGGTGAAGAACTATTCGACCTTTGAAGACTTCCGTGCTGCCGTTGAAAAACTTGTCTTAGATTTTTATCATAACACAGCTAAGCTTATTGAAAGTGATCATGAATTAACCATCACAGAAGCTTACAGTGTCATCAAATCGATTAGCAACTGGACTTGGAATAAGAAAAATGATCCCAATTTCAAGCAGTATATGTATAACCGTGGAGCGATGAATTTAGGCTCCATTGGATATGATCTGCCGGAAGATGAGCTTGAGCAGGAACGTAAACATCGTCAGTCCATTGGTGCTCACTACACAAATCGTCAGCAGGTTAATAAAACTCGTCATAAAATATTGAATGCTATTACAACCTTGAAAGCAAACGGAGAAAAAGTAACACGAAAAAAGATCCACAATATCACTGGTCTTGGACAATCAACTTTAAATAACTATAAAACCATCATCAATGACAATAAATAA
- a CDS encoding site-specific integrase, whose translation MSTHQRKNGTWFVRYRENGKQVNHTCGKGEAGRLEAERLDAEIKAKKDLAKTEVLVFPEDQKKIEYFDDLAVQYFDDVAADGWKQWRKDWSVLLDNNLTEELSQIPISRLTQSFIVNLLKKKFKEASPRTRGKYARYLKTMFKWAEERGLIDKNPLQFLKGKKYPKKPLNIDMETIKLIKAEASEHLAFAIDILCNTGVRTGESELLSMKYSDINWKQSSIRVFAKKTNSYRVLPLKPEFLEKLKEKQKTSESGFLVEYKGRPVKSLGNSFRRVRRKLKLNEKIVLYDLRHWYCTSLLSGGAPVNTVAQLMGHSSAKMTLDVYGHVIPGDTAKALQYLPDIG comes from the coding sequence ATGAGTACACATCAACGTAAGAACGGTACTTGGTTTGTCCGTTATCGTGAAAATGGTAAGCAGGTGAACCATACCTGTGGCAAAGGTGAAGCTGGTCGCCTTGAAGCAGAACGCCTAGATGCAGAGATCAAGGCGAAAAAGGACCTCGCTAAAACTGAAGTCTTGGTGTTCCCGGAAGACCAGAAGAAGATTGAGTATTTTGACGACCTTGCTGTCCAGTACTTTGATGATGTTGCTGCTGACGGATGGAAGCAGTGGAGAAAGGATTGGAGTGTTCTTCTGGATAACAATCTGACTGAAGAGCTGTCACAGATTCCTATCAGTCGCTTGACCCAGAGTTTCATCGTCAATTTGCTGAAGAAGAAATTCAAAGAAGCATCTCCAAGAACCCGTGGTAAGTATGCTCGCTATCTCAAGACCATGTTCAAGTGGGCAGAGGAACGGGGACTCATTGATAAGAATCCGTTGCAGTTTCTGAAGGGGAAGAAGTATCCCAAGAAGCCTCTGAACATTGATATGGAGACAATCAAGCTTATCAAAGCCGAGGCTAGTGAGCATCTGGCATTTGCGATTGATATTTTGTGCAATACCGGTGTGCGTACTGGTGAAAGCGAGCTTCTTTCCATGAAGTATAGCGACATCAACTGGAAGCAATCTTCCATACGGGTGTTCGCCAAGAAGACTAACAGCTACAGGGTACTGCCGCTGAAGCCGGAGTTTTTGGAGAAGCTTAAGGAGAAGCAGAAGACTAGTGAATCAGGGTTTCTGGTCGAGTACAAGGGGCGTCCTGTTAAGTCTCTTGGTAATAGTTTCAGAAGGGTTCGTAGAAAGCTGAAACTCAATGAGAAGATTGTTTTGTACGATCTTCGCCACTGGTACTGCACCAGCCTGTTATCCGGTGGTGCTCCAGTAAACACCGTGGCGCAGCTCATGGGGCATTCTTCGGCGAAGATGACTCTGGACGTGTACGGGCATGTCATTCCGGGCGATACTGCCAAGGCTTTGCAATACCTGCCGGACATTGGATAG
- the rpsI gene encoding 30S ribosomal protein S9: MSKDFNYATGRRKNAIARTRLYEGTGAITVNGKPYEDYFPRKTLQMIVQQPLKLTKTLGKFDIKVNADGGGVAGQAQAVRHGISRALIEIDPELRSILKRAGLLTRDARKKERKKYGQPGARAKFQYSKR; encoded by the coding sequence ATGAGTAAAGATTTCAATTACGCTACCGGCAGAAGAAAGAACGCTATTGCCCGTACCCGCCTTTATGAGGGAACCGGTGCAATCACCGTTAACGGCAAACCTTACGAAGATTATTTTCCTCGTAAAACCCTGCAGATGATCGTTCAGCAGCCCCTGAAACTGACCAAGACCCTCGGCAAATTCGACATCAAAGTCAACGCTGACGGCGGTGGTGTTGCAGGTCAGGCTCAGGCTGTAAGACACGGTATCTCCCGCGCACTTATTGAGATAGACCCTGAGCTTCGTTCTATCCTCAAACGCGCAGGTCTCCTGACTCGTGATGCTCGTAAGAAAGAGCGTAAAAAATACGGTCAGCCTGGCGCACGCGCAAAATTCCAGTACTCCAAACGTTAA
- the amrS gene encoding AmmeMemoRadiSam system radical SAM enzyme: MLHPARLWKTLNDGKLQCRLCSHFCIIDKNEHGKCGVRQNVDGQLLTRTYELVAAINVDPVEKKPLYHFLPGTSTFSLGTQGCNFACTFCQNASLSQHPKTGREITGQKVTPEILVEAAISHNCASISYTYSEPTIFFELMQDTARLAQAKGLKNVIVSNGFQSPGCIDELTGLIDAANIDLKAFNDDFYRDVCGGRLSPVLDNLKHMKKNDWWVEVTTLLIPGKNDSQDELNQLAAFISEELGTEVPWHISRFHPDYKLQDCPVTPMQALQRARKTGRDAGLEYVYIGNVPGEENTSTFCPSCKEEVIKRLGFDVRKTALQEGMCKYCGCKISGVF; encoded by the coding sequence ATGCTTCATCCGGCCAGACTCTGGAAAACCCTCAACGATGGTAAGCTGCAATGCCGCCTGTGCAGCCATTTCTGTATAATCGACAAAAATGAACACGGAAAATGCGGGGTGCGGCAAAATGTTGACGGCCAACTGCTGACCCGCACCTATGAACTGGTTGCAGCCATTAACGTGGACCCGGTTGAGAAAAAACCGCTTTACCACTTCCTGCCCGGCACCAGCACTTTTTCATTGGGTACGCAGGGATGCAATTTCGCTTGCACATTCTGCCAAAATGCATCCCTTTCCCAGCATCCCAAAACAGGCCGGGAAATCACCGGGCAGAAAGTAACCCCGGAAATTCTGGTAGAAGCGGCAATAAGTCATAACTGTGCCTCCATATCCTATACCTATTCCGAGCCGACCATATTTTTCGAGTTGATGCAGGACACCGCCCGCCTAGCCCAAGCCAAGGGGCTTAAAAACGTCATTGTCTCAAACGGATTCCAAAGCCCGGGCTGCATTGATGAACTGACCGGCTTAATTGATGCCGCCAATATCGACCTCAAAGCCTTCAATGATGATTTCTACCGCGATGTCTGCGGCGGCCGTCTGAGTCCTGTCCTCGACAATCTCAAGCACATGAAAAAAAACGACTGGTGGGTGGAGGTTACGACCCTGCTCATACCCGGCAAAAACGATTCTCAGGACGAGCTGAACCAGTTGGCCGCTTTCATCTCCGAAGAGCTTGGCACAGAAGTTCCGTGGCATATTTCACGTTTCCATCCGGACTACAAACTGCAGGATTGCCCGGTTACCCCCATGCAAGCCTTGCAAAGGGCCCGCAAAACGGGAAGAGATGCCGGTCTGGAATACGTTTACATCGGCAATGTTCCCGGAGAGGAAAACACATCAACATTCTGCCCTTCCTGCAAGGAGGAGGTTATTAAAAGATTAGGTTTTGATGTCAGAAAGACAGCCCTGCAAGAAGGAATGTGCAAGTATTGTGGATGTAAAATTAGCGGGGTATTTTGA